From the Leguminivora glycinivorella isolate SPB_JAAS2020 chromosome 15, LegGlyc_1.1, whole genome shotgun sequence genome, one window contains:
- the LOC125233840 gene encoding tyrosine--tRNA ligase, cytoplasmic encodes MASWEEKKLLITRNLQEVLGDEKLTEIIKQRDLKIYWGTATTGRPHVAYFVPMSKIADFLKAGCEVTILFADLHAYLDNMKAPWELLALRTQYYEAAIKAMLTSIGVPLDKLKFVRGTEYQLNKEYTLDVYRMSSVITEHDAKKAGAEVVKQVDHPLLSGLLYPGLQALDEEYLKVDAQFGGVDQRKIFTLAEKYLPQLGYAKRVHLMNPMVPGLTGGKMSASEEDSKIDLLDDPANVKKKLKKAFCEPGNITENGVLSFTKYVVFQLMKPGETFKICRAAEYGGDVEYSNFEDLEASFAKQDIHPGDLKASVEQAINRLLGPVQQIFKDPKLQELTKKAYPPPSKTKGKGNTEADEVTPSRLDIRVGRIVEVSKHPDADALYVEKIDVGEGEPRTIVSGLVNFVPIEEMQNRDVVVLCNLKPAKMRGVESKGMVLCASVDEPKQVEPLLPPEGSKPGDRVVVEGYETGEPDEVLNPKKKVWEKLQVDLKTNDSLLATWQGNKLISKLNGNATTTKSMKNAPIK; translated from the coding sequence ATGGCATCTTGGGAAGAGAAGAAACTTCTTATCACTAGAAATTTGCAGGAAGTACTAGGAGATGAAAAACTTACAGAAATTATTAAGCAAAGGGATTTAAAGATCTACTGGGGCACCGCCACCACAGGTAGACCTCATGTTGCTTACTTTGTGCCGATGTCTAAGATCGCAGACTTTCTGAAAGCAGGTTGTGAAGTAACTATTCTCTTTGCTGACCTGCATGCATACTTAGACAATATGAAAGCTCCATGGGAACTATTGGCTCTCCGTACTCAATACTATGAGGCAGCAATCAAAGCAATGCTAACTTCAATTGGTGTGCCATTAGATAAGTTAAAGTTTGTTAGGGGCACTGAATATCAGCTTAATAAGGAATACACATTGGATGTGTACCGTATGTCATCTGTCATTACTGAACATGATGCAAAAAAAGCCGGAGCGGAAGTGGTCAAGCAAGTAGATCATCCATTGTTAAGTGGTCTCTTGTACCCTGGACTCCAAGCATTGGATGAAGAATACTTGAAGGTAGATGCTCAGTTTGGTGGAGTTGATCAgagaaaaatatttactttagcaGAGAAATATCTTCCACAACTCGGATATGCTAAGAGGGTTCATCTCATGAACCCCATGGTGCCCGGTTTAACTGGGGGCAAAATGTCTGCATCTGAAGAGGATAGTAAGATTGATCTCTTGGATGATCCTGCGAATGTAAAGAAAAAGCTTAAAAAGGCCTTTTGTGAACCTGGCAATATCACAGAGAATGGAGTACTTTCTTTTACCAAGTATGTGGTTTTCCAACTGATGAAACCAGGTGAGACTTTCAAAATATGTAGAGCAGCAGAATATGGTGGTGATGTAGAATACAGCAATTTCGAGGATCTTGAGGCATCATTTGCCAAGCAGGACATTCATCCGGGTGATCTGAAAGCTTCTGTTGAGCAAGCTATTAATAGGCTTTTGGGACCAGTTCAACAAATATTCAAGGATCCCAAGCTACAAGAGCTTACAAAGAAAGCCTACCCACCTCCATCAAAAACTAAAGGTAAAGGTAATACTGAAGCGGATGAAGTTACACCATCAAGGCTGGATATAAGAGTCGGGCGTATTGTTGAAGTGTCTAAACATCCTGATGCTGATGCCCTTTATGTTGAGAAAATTGATGTGGGTGAGGGAGAACCCAGAACCATTGTATCTGGCCTAGTTAATTTTGTGCCTATTGAGGAGATGCAAAATAGGGATGTTGTAGTCTTATGCAACTTGAAACCTGCCAAAATGCGAGGTGTGGAAAGTAAAGGCATGGTGCTCTGTGCTTCTGTTGATGAGCCTAAGCAAGTGGAGCCATTGCTGCCTCCAGAAGGCAGTAAACCAGGTGACAGAGTTGTTGTAGAGGGCTATGAAACTGGCGAACCAGATGAGGTATTAAACCCCAAGAAAAAAGTCTGGGAAAAGTTACAAGTTGATCTTAAGACAAATGATAGCCTCCTAGCCACTTGGCAGGGAAACAAACTAATAAGTAAACTTAATGGGAATGCAACAACAACAAAATCTATGAAAAATGCTCCAATCAAATAA